The following are from one region of the Pirellulales bacterium genome:
- a CDS encoding YihY/virulence factor BrkB family protein produces MVQFVLDVRRAIERWFADDGPLMAAATAYYLGLSFFPLLLVLIAGLGWFLEHTHSGQDARQTVLEAIAQNVSPALKEYVASALTAVQNRSIINGPLGLATMIITALAAFAQLDSAMDRINGDPAGQSKSLLAHALALVIQRGRAFLLLLALGLLVVIVFLIGMVLAAVETQASDLLPWVGWMSDALQIAAALIINAGVFTLLFRLLPKSPAGWVDSFYGGLLTAAAWEIGRQLLTIFIARSKYTSAYGVVGAFLAVLLWCYYAVSIILIGAEYIQVLRARGAPPLTGDGV; encoded by the coding sequence GTGGTCCAATTTGTTCTCGATGTTCGCCGCGCCATCGAGCGCTGGTTTGCAGACGACGGTCCGCTGATGGCCGCGGCCACCGCGTATTACTTGGGGTTGTCGTTCTTTCCGCTTCTGCTGGTGCTGATCGCCGGCCTGGGTTGGTTTTTGGAGCATACCCATTCCGGCCAAGACGCGCGACAGACCGTGTTGGAAGCGATCGCCCAAAATGTTTCACCGGCCCTGAAAGAGTACGTGGCTAGTGCGCTCACGGCCGTGCAAAACCGATCGATCATCAATGGCCCGCTCGGGTTGGCCACGATGATCATTACCGCGCTGGCGGCATTTGCCCAGCTAGATTCGGCCATGGACCGCATCAACGGCGATCCGGCGGGGCAATCGAAAAGCTTGCTGGCCCACGCGCTGGCGCTAGTCATTCAGCGCGGCCGGGCGTTCTTGTTGCTGTTAGCACTCGGCCTGCTGGTGGTCATTGTGTTTTTGATCGGAATGGTCCTGGCCGCAGTCGAAACCCAGGCTTCCGACCTGTTGCCTTGGGTCGGCTGGATGTCCGACGCGCTGCAAATTGCCGCGGCTTTAATCATCAACGCCGGAGTGTTTACGCTGCTGTTCCGGCTGTTGCCGAAATCGCCGGCCGGCTGGGTCGATTCTTTCTACGGTGGCTTGCTCACCGCCGCCGCCTGGGAAATTGGCCGCCAGTTACTCACCATTTTTATTGCCCGCAGCAAATACACCAGCGCTTACGGCGTGGTGGGAGCATTTTTAGCGGTGCTCTTGTGGTGCTATTACGCCGTGAGCATTATTCTCATCGGCGCGGAGTACATCCAAGTTCTCAGGGCCCGCGGCGCGCCGCCCCTGACGGGCGATGGTGTTTAA
- the pyrF gene encoding orotidine-5'-phosphate decarboxylase: MLSFAQRLAAAVQLKQTPVVVGLDPRWQSLPESLRQPSALHGENEPVQQAAAFAEFCRRVIDVVAPLVPAVKPQVAFFEQLGPPGLMSLAQVIAHARKRELLVIVDAKRSDIGSTAAAYASAYFGPSAPWPADALTVSPYLGEDSLMPFVSAAREQGGGLFVLVKTSNPGGGQFQDLLCDGQPVYRQVAEFVEQQSAAEIASPSRQASDAASNGRQKSPASYGSVGAVVGATYPEQLAELRAAMPHAWLLIPGYGSQGGTAKDVVAGFDADGLGAIVNNSRGIIFAHQRREYAGFGPSRWQEAVEAATREMIAQLRSETPAGRLGQGV, from the coding sequence ATGCTTTCCTTTGCTCAACGACTTGCCGCGGCGGTCCAATTAAAGCAAACGCCCGTGGTGGTGGGGCTCGATCCGCGCTGGCAATCGCTGCCGGAAAGTTTGCGGCAACCCTCCGCACTTCATGGCGAGAATGAACCGGTCCAGCAGGCGGCAGCCTTCGCCGAGTTTTGTCGCCGGGTAATCGATGTGGTGGCGCCGCTCGTTCCCGCGGTCAAGCCGCAGGTGGCGTTTTTCGAACAGCTTGGACCGCCGGGATTGATGTCGCTGGCGCAAGTGATTGCCCATGCGCGAAAGCGGGAACTGTTGGTCATCGTCGATGCCAAGCGCAGCGATATTGGCAGCACCGCGGCGGCTTATGCTTCGGCTTACTTTGGCCCGTCGGCTCCGTGGCCCGCCGATGCGCTTACCGTCAGCCCTTATTTGGGCGAAGACAGCCTGATGCCATTCGTTTCGGCGGCGCGAGAGCAAGGTGGCGGGCTATTTGTGTTGGTGAAAACATCGAATCCTGGCGGCGGCCAATTTCAAGATTTGCTTTGCGACGGCCAACCGGTATACCGCCAGGTGGCCGAGTTCGTGGAGCAACAATCGGCGGCTGAGATTGCTTCGCCCAGCCGCCAAGCCAGTGATGCGGCATCCAATGGCCGGCAAAAATCGCCCGCCTCCTACGGCAGCGTCGGCGCCGTGGTGGGGGCAACATATCCTGAGCAACTCGCCGAACTGCGGGCCGCCATGCCGCATGCGTGGCTGCTGATTCCCGGCTATGGCAGCCAGGGGGGAACTGCGAAAGACGTGGTCGCCGGCTTCGATGCCGACGGCCTGGGCGCAATTGTGAATAATTCCCGCGGCATTATTTTTGCGCACCAGCGCCGGGAGTATGCTGGCTTCGGTCCATCACGCTGGCAGGAAGCGGTCGAAGCTGCCACCCGAGAAATGATTGCACAATTGCGCTCCGAAACTCCGGCCGGGCGTTTGGGCCAGGGCGTTTAG